GTCGGACGAAGCCATTGTGCGGATGCTGCGCAAGGCCAAGAAGCCGGTCATCCTCATCGGCAACAAGATTGACGACCTCGTTCAGGAAGCCGACGCGGCCATGCTGTGGGGCCTCGGACTGGGTGAGCCGATGCCGGTTTCCGCCGTGCACGGCCGCGGTGTTGCCGACATGCTCGACCGTGTCATGGAGGTCCTGCCGGAGTTCTCCGCCGTCGCCGGACTGGAACGCACCGGAGGACCCCGCCGCATCGCGCTGCTGGGACGTCCGAACGTGGGTAAATCCTCGCTGCTGAACAAGCTGGCCGGGACCGAGCGTGTGGTGGTCGACAACGTTGCAGGCACCACCCGCGACCCTGTTGACGAGCTCATCGAGTTGGGCGATCGCACCTGGCGCTTCGTGGACACGGCAGGCATCCGCCGCCGCGTCCACATGGCTCAGGGTGCTGACTTCTATGCCTCACTGCGCACCCAGACAGCCCTGGAAAAGGCCGAAGTCGCCGTTGTGCTCATTGCGGTGGATGAGGTGCTCAGCGAGCAGGATGTGCGCATCCTGCAGCTGGCCATCGAATCCGGCCGGGCACTGGTGCTGGCGTTCAACAAGTGGGACTTGATGGACGACGAGCGCCGCAAGTACCTGGAACGCGAAATTGAAACCGACCTGGCCCACGTGGAGTGGGCACCCCGCGTGAACATTTCGGCCAAGACCGGCTGGCACAAGGACAAGCTGGTGCCTGCCCTGGACCTGGCCCTGGAAAACTGGGACCGACGCATCCCCACGGGCCGCCTGAACGCGTTCCTGGGCGAACTCGTCTCCGAGCACCCGCACCCCGTGCGCGGTGGCAAGCAGCCCCGTATCCTGTTCGGCACCCAGGTCTCCAACCGTCCGCCCAAGTTCGTCCTGTTCACCACAGGCTTCCTGGACCCCGGATACCGCCGCTTCATCACGCGCCGCCTGCGTGAGACGTTCGGTTTCGAGGGCACGCCCATCGAGGTCAACATGCGCGTGCGTGAAAAGCGCAGTAAGAAGAAGTAGCTCCATGCCTCATGCCCGGTGCGGACAGGCTTCCGGCCGGGCATGAGATGGCGATCACAGCCAAAGTGGTCAAAGTGGTACAAAATATGGGGTAAACTTTTTCCGGTGGTTCAGCCGCGGGAGATAGTTTCCCAAGATGAACGATCGGGCTGTAGCGCAGCTTGGTAGCGCACCTGACTGGGGGTCAGGGGGTCGCAGGTTCAAATCCTGTCAGCCCGACCGATACGAAACCGCTCAAACACTGGGAACACCCGGAGTTTGGGCGGTTTTTTGTTGCCCTTTTGCAAAAAGGACGGCGGTTGCGGTTAAAGCCGGTGTTCTAACGCCGGCTTTAACCGCAAACGCCGTCCCTTTCGTGGAGGCGCCCGTTGGAACTGCCCGATGTTGCCTCAGCCGGCCGGATACCGTGTAGACACACTTCGAATCGTCATGGCTGCCCCGGAACTGGGTTGGTGCCGCCACGGGCCGTTCCTCGGTGGGAGAGAAACATATCCTTCGTCATCGAGTCCGGAAACAACCGCCCCTGATGTTGCGCCACAAAAGCGAAAGCGCTGTCCGGAGCCAATAACTCTCCGGCCAGTGCCTCTACATCCAGAAATCAGCGCTGCGAGACCTGCATGCCCTGCATGCAACATGCCCTAGAGACCCCACCGAAAACCAAGGAGGCGCGCCACAACCATCGTAAATAATCAGCGGAGTCTTACGAGACTGTGATGGTCAACAGCGCCACCACGGCAAACGCAACCATGCCATTGAGGATCCAAGCCAGCGTCTTCCAGTCTTCCCTCCCCACCCAGCAAAGAAGCGCTCCCAATGCGAAGGCCAGGCCGAACATCACGAGTGAAAGAACGCTGTCTTCGTGTGGCTTCTCGAAGACGCCGCCGCCCGCCCGCCACAGGGTCGAGGCGGCGGGCAGCCCCAACCCGGCAAGGCCGATCACCCCAACGTCAAGCCCGAGAAGGTTTCCGGGCGCCGCTTCTTTCTCGGGCAGCCCACCCCGGATGATTGCCTTGCGCTGCGGGTGGAACAACGCCGAGCGCCCCAGCGGGCGGACTACCAGGATCAATGCTGCTATTCCCAAAGTGAACTGAAAAAGAGTGGCGGCAGCATCTGGAATCAGGAACAAATCAGCATGCCTGTCCCAGCCGAAGTCAAGGCTGTCGCTTTCCGGTTGGGAGATCCCCGGGCTGAGCATCTTGCGCCCCTCCCCAAACAGGACCAGGAAGATGAATGCCCCCAAAGCGGCAAAGAAGCGAAACGCCAACATCGACCAAGGAAAACGCCGACCTTTGCGCGAGGTTCTGGCCGAGTGCGTCAACATGAGTGGACTCCTGACTATTTACCGACTCGGAAACAGCGGCCGGGCACGCCGGCCGATGTGGGGGTTCTTCCCTGCTTAAGCAGGTACGCACGGTCCGCTAGCGGACCAGGTCCCGGCCATCTGGGCAATGCGCCCGGGTTACCCGGGACCGGTGTCATTTTCGCAGGGATACTCTACGTTCGGCTGTTTCATGCCCAAAGCGGGTGGGCAGGAGTGCGGCTACCATGGGCACTACGGGAGGCAGCCATGGGCGCGACAACAGTTTTCACCATTGGACACTCGACGCATCCCCTCGAGGAGTTCGTCGACATCCTCGGGGTCAGCGGCATTGAGCTGCTGATTGACGTGCGGACCGTGCCCGGCTCCCGGCACAATCCGCAATTCGGCGGGGATGCGCTGGCCGCCAGCATGCCCAGGCATGGCATCGAGTACCGGCAGATGAAGGACCTCGGCGGGCTGCGGCATACGCCCGCGGCCCTTGCAGCGCAGTCCATCAACGGGGCGTGGCGGAATAAAAGTTTCCGAAATTATGCCGACTACATGCAAACCACCCAATTCACCGCAGCTGTGGGGGAATTGATCGACGCAGCAGCCAAGCAGGTGGTGGTGATCATGTGCGCCGAGGCTGTACCGTGGCGCTGCCACCGCTCGCTCATCGGTGACGCCCTGCTGGTCCGCGAGATCGCGGTCATGGACATCATGGGTAAATCGTCCGTCAAGCCGCATGCCCTGACCCGCTTCGCCCGGACCAAGGGAACGCGCCTCTGGTATCCGCCGGAGGAAAAGCGGCAAGAAACCAACGACGGCGGCACCTTGCCCCTGTGACGTCGGCCAGTTGGGTCGAAGTGGGCACCGCAACGATGGAAGGATGGTGCCATGGTGGAATTAAGTGGTGCAACGTTGGGCAAGCAGGTGCTGCCGCTGTTCCGCAGCCGGGCAAATCTGCATCGATGGGATGCGGTCCGTCGATACTGCGGACAGGCCGAGGATGGCATTGGGCTGCTGGAAGAAGCGGTAGGACGAGACGGGGCGGCCGTGGTGCTCCCGGTGGTTCAAAAAGCTCTGGCAGCGATGGGACGGGTCATGCTGCACGCCGACGACTCGAATGGCAGCATCGGCGGCACCTTCGAACGCCTGATGACACTCCACGCCAGACTGTGCCGGGAAGCGCCTCCGGCGCCGGGCCGGTTGGTGTCGTGGACGATCCAGTTCCAGTTCGGCGACGGGCAGGATTTCGTCATGCCCGATCCGGTCGACTACGCGGCGGCCCTTGGCCCCAAGGGGCTTGAAAAGTACAGGGCCGAACTCGACAAGGTGGCTGCGGGAATCCCGCCCGAGATGGACGAGGCCCAGAAACAAGCTGCGCGCAGGCTCTACCTCGACGATCCCGCCGCCTGGGAACAGTTCAGCGAACACACGCATGCCAGATTCGTGCTGGCGTACAACGCCGAACGGCTTGCCGTGGCCCACAGGGACGTGCCCCGGATCATCGAGACCCACGCAGGGGACCAATCACGCTCCTACAAGCTGCACAACACGGCGAAAGCGCTCGCGGAAATTGGCGAGACGGGTCTGGCCATGGACTGGGCGAAGCGTGGCGCGCTGCTGGAAAACGGCCACCAAGGCGAAGCCGCAGGGGAATATTGGTGCGCGCTGCTGCACGAACATGCTCCCGGGGAGGAACTGGCTGCCCGCCTCGCTGTGTTTGAGCGGTGGCCAAGTTTTGTTCAGGCATCCCGGCTCCATGACGCCGCAGTGCCAACGGGGGCCTGGCCGTCGATGCGCGCAGAGGTGCTGGCAACATTGGCTGGACGGCCGGATGACTATGTTCAGTTCCTGCTGCTGACATTGAAGGACGTTCCCCTGGCCTGGGCGGAAGCGTACCGGGTGGGCCTGGACCGGGGTGACCTCTGGGAAAAGCTCATCGACGCCCACCGGGTCCATGATCCCGCAGCCGTCCTGTTCGTGCTCGAAAAACTCATCGTCGGGGGCCTCGCTGTTGCGGATGCCCGCAACTATAGAACCGCAACGGCGCGCCTGCGAAAACACCGCGCCATATCCACCGCAGCCGGGCGCCCCGAGGCGACAGCGACCCTGCTCGCTGCAATCCGGGAGGCGAACCGCAACCGTCCAAGGCTGCTGCGGGAACTTGACCGGCTGAAATTTTAAAGCAGGTTCCGCAAAGCCCGGAGCGTGTGCAGCGGGTCAGCCTGTTTAGCGGGTCAGCCAGCCGGACGCAGGCTGACCTGGATCCGCCCGTCCGGAAGGCGAGTGGCGCTCACATCCGCCAGGCTGTGGACCGTATGATCGGCGTCGAGCTCGCTGGCCATTTGCGTCCCAACCACGGCAAGCGTCACCGCACCGGCCGCCCGCCCGGAGGTCAGCCCGGCGGGTGCGTCCTCCACCACGAGGCAGCGGCTGATGTCCACGCCGAGCCGGGAGGCCCCGAGCAGGAATGGCTCCGGGTGCGGTTTGCCGTCGAGCACCTGGTCAGCGGTGACCAGGTGCTCGGGTCTGGCCACCCCGGCGGCGGCCATGCGAGCAAGCGCCAGGTCCAGGGTGCATGAGGTGACGATGGTCCACGAGCCTGCAGGCAGTGACGCCAGCAGCTCAACGGCCCCGTCCTTGCGCACCACGCCACCGGTGTCGGCGAGCTCAAGGGCCTTGATTAGTTCGAACGCCTCAGCCTGCCGCTTGGGCTCAATGTGGCGGGTCACCAGGGCCTGGGCCGGCATACCGTGGCTGCCGTAGCGGAAACCTTCCAGTCCCATCCGCTCACCCCAGAGTCGCCAGGCCCGCTCGGTGGCCGGGGTCGAATCAATCAGTGTCCCGTCCAGATCAAACAGCAGCGCATCAACGGTGAACGTCCGCAAGGCCCTGCCGGGGGCGGCAGCATGAATCTTCATGGCACCACACTAGCCGCGGCCGGCCCTCAGCCGAGGGCAATAGTGACCCCGGCCGCCACGCAATAGGCGCCCATCCCGCACAGGAGCCAGGCCAGCGCACGCCAGCCGGTCCGGCGTCGAACGCACAGGAAGGCGCCCAGGGTGAGGGACAGGCCGAGCAGGGCCAGCCCGACGACGTCGTCCTCCTGCGGGTTCTCGAAGATGCCGCCGCCCACACGCCAGAGCACGACGGCGGCTGCCATGGCCAGTCCCGCGGCGCCAAGGACCAGCAGCCCAGCCCTGGCCAACGGGGACGGGCCGCCGAGTGTGGTGGCGAAGGAACCGCCGAAGGGGCCGCCGCGCAACACGGCCGCTCGCTCCGGGTGCAGCAGCACAAAGGGCACGACCAGCACGGCAATCCACACCACGGTGAACAGGAGCGCGTTGAGTACGTCCTGGCCCTGGATGGCTGCCGAAACAGTGCCGACGGCCCCGATGGCACCGAGCGTGGCAGCCGTCCAGGACACCAGCGCCGTGTGGCCTGCGGGCCGGATGGCCAGGAAGAGGGCGGCCAGGCCAACGCCCGCCATGAGGAGCGCGGAGGCGGAGTCGGCCAGCCGGTGCAGTTCCGGCGTGCGCTCCCAGCCGTGGCCGCCAGAATCAGCCAGTGCCAGCCACGGGGTGAGAATCGACTGCCAGGCGCCAAAACCCACCAGCAGCAGCAGAGCGATGACAGCTGCCGTGACCCTGAACATGACCACCCGGAATGCGCCGGCCCGGGCTGGGATAGGGCCTGCGTTCACTGTGGTCAGGCTGGCGTCCGTTTCGTCGGCGCCGTACGCGGTTTCTGGGGCAGTGATGCGGTTGGAATGGCTGGACATGGTTGACCCTTCCTTAAGTGTTGGAACAAGAATTAGAACAAGTGTTCTAGCGTGTATCCGACGTGTTGCTCCCTCCATGGTGGCCTGCCCGACCTCGCAGGCGTCAGGGACGGGAGACCCGGCAGGACGGGCACTTTGCCCGGATGGACGGGATAATCCGCCCTTGTCCGTTTGTCCGGGGGCAGGGAGACTAAGGCCATGACACTGCATGGGGTGGTGAAGCTGTGCATGGCACGAAGCAAGCCGGTGGCGGGCTCGTTGCTGCTGCTTGCCGTAGCGGCAGCCGTCGTGGCCGGCATCGCCGAGTGGCAACACCGCTCGGTTGCAGACACCGCGCTGCTGCGCCTCATCCCCGCGGTCGCGGAGGCTGTTGCCGGACTGGGCTGGGCAGCTGTGGGAGGGGTGTTGGCCTGGTTGCGGCCAGGCAACGTGCTCGGCTGGATCATGCTGGGTGTGGGGACGCTGGCCCAGGTGGGGCTGGCGGAGGAGAGTGTTGCCAACGCTGGCTGGTACGGCGTGCTGGATCCCAACGCCCCCTGGCAGGGTCGGGCCGGAGGGTTGGTGCTCTCCATAGTTACGGGCTTGGCCATTTACGTGATGATTGGGCTGCTGCCCGTGTTGTATCCGTCAGGCCGGTGGCCGGGGCGTGCTTGGCTGCTGCCTGCGGCGGCCGTCATTGCGGGTGCGATCCTGCTCCAGATCCAGTGGACCGCTGGGGTGCTGGCCTCGGCGGCACTCTCGGTTCCGGGCCCCGCGGGCATTGCGTCCCTGGACGGGCCGCCTGCTTGGATGGTGCTGGTCCCGGGAGCCACCTTTGCCCTGGGTGTGCTGGCAGTGTGGGCCATGTGCGTGGTGCGCCTGGTCCGGGCCCGGGCGCCCGAGCGTGCACAGTTGCTGTGGCTGTTGGTCACCGTGGCTGCTCTTCTGGCCACACAGTTGGCCGGAGGCAGCATTCCCGGCCGCTGGCTGCTGGCCCTCTGCTGTACCTGTTCCCCGCCGCGATCGCCGTAGGCATCCTCCGGTACCGGCTGCTGGGCATCGAGACCGTGCTGCGCCGCGGCCTCGTGTACGGGCTGCTGACCGCGTGCATCATTGCAGTGTATGCAGCGGCCCTGGCGGCTGCCGGGGTCCAGCTCACGCGCGAGCCGCTCGTGGCCGTGGTGGGCGCGGCCCTCGTGGCGGTGGGGCTCAGTCCACTGCGCACGTGGCTGCAGCGCGGCGTCGACGTGCTCCTGTACGGGCGCCGGTCCGATCCCATGAGCGCAGTTTCCCAGCTCGGCACCCTCGCCGCCGGTGCGCGGGAGGGTGAACTCCTCCACGTGGTCCTTGCCGGAGTGCAGGATGCCGTCAAGGCGACCTATGTGCGCATTGTGAAGCCCGACGGCGTGACCCTCGCCCATGTGGGTGGCGCCCCGGCAGTCGGAGGTGCAGGACCGGCCATTGATCCGGACACGGACGGGGGTGCCGGAACGGCCGACTTCACTGCCCGGCTTTCCCTGGGCAGCGTCGTTGTTGGCGACTTGGAGGTGGGTGGGCGGACGCCGGGGGAGCGTTACCCAAGTCGGGACGAGCGGTTGCTCCGGGCCATGGCGCCCCAGCTGGCCGCCGTCGTGCATGCCCTGGCGCTGACAACACAGGTGCAGGAGCAGCGTGACGCCGTGCTGGGGGCAACCGGCCGTGAACGGGAACGGCTGCGCAGGGACCTGCACGACGGGCTCGGTCCCTTGCTCACCGGGGTGGGCCTGGGGTTGCAGGGGCTCGGCGATGCCGTGGGCGATGCACGCCCGCGCGAACTGGTTGACGTGCTGCACAGGGAGGTCACGGCGGCCGTCGCCGAGGTGCGGCGGATCCTTGACGATCTGGCTCCGGCCGCGCTCGCGGACGGGACGTTGGCGGGGGCTCTGCCGCAACGCATCAACGCCGTGGCCGGTCACCTGCCCAGCCAGGTCAAGATCGGCGCCCTGCCGGTCCTTCCGCCAGGCCTTGAGGAGGCTGTGTACAACGTCGCCAGCGAGGCCGTCGCCAATGCGGCCCGGCACGCACACGCCACAGCGGTCACCGTCGAGGTCACGGCCGTTGCCCGGCTCCTGACGTTGAGGGTGCACGACGACGGCCGGGGAATTCCAGCCGACGCAATCCCCGGCATTGGGCTGGCTTCCATGCGGGCAAGGGCGGCGACTCTGGGAGGGACTGTGGACGGTGCCTCCTCGCCCGACGGGACTACGGTGACGTTGTCCCTGCCGTTGTCCCCGCCTCCATCGCCGGCGCTGTCCTCGCCCCTATCGCTGCCGCTGCCGGAGGGGGACCGCGCGGCTGTCAGCCCCCTGGAGGCGGTGCCATGAACGACCCCGTGCGCATCGTCATTGCCGACGACCATCCCATGTTCCTTTACGGACTCGGTGCTGCGCTCGCAGGCAGCACCGAAGTGACGGTCGTGGGGGAATCCCGGGACGGGGAAGCGCTGGCCCGTGTGGTGGCCGCGGAACGTCCCGCCGTCGTCCTGACCGATTTGGAAATGCCGGGTGTGGACGGCACAAGTGCCATTGCGAACATTCGCGACACCTTCCCCGACATCGGCGTGCTGGTCCTGACGATGCACGCCGACGACGCTGCAGTTCTGGGTGCCATTCGGGCCGGTGCCAGAGGCTACCTGCTCAAGGGCGCGGGCAGGGACGAGATTGTGCGGGCGGTCCTGACGGTTGCCGCGGGGGACACCGTGTTTGGCAGTGATGTGGGCAGGCGGGTTACGGCGCACCTGCTGCGGGGTGTCGGAATGGCGGACATTTCCCTGCAGGGCGCCTCCGGTTCGGGGGCTGCCCCACAGGTGTTTGCTGAGCTCACCGCACGGGAGAACCAGGTTATGTCCCACGTGGCTGCCGGCCGCAGCAACTATGAGATCGCCAGGAGGCTGTACCTTTCCGAGAAGACCGTGCGGAACAATGTGGCCACCATCCTGGCCAAGCTGTCCCTGCGGGACCGGGCCGCCGCCGTGGCCGCAGCACGGGACAGGGGGGTGTGGGATGCAACGCAGTGAACCCGCCCTCGACAGGCCCGGCGATCACTGTTCTACTGTGAAGTGGGCGCCAAGCCCCACCCGGCTCGCCAAGCAAGGAACTGCCACGCAGCAGCACGTGAAGATCACCACCGGAGCATTTCC
This genomic interval from Arthrobacter sp. PAMC 25486 contains the following:
- the der gene encoding ribosome biogenesis GTPase Der; translated protein: MSDPKSATSGEDQEYVPTGTDQIAERVAAISDEDADARAAGLLAGLANYELDADDAALLSGEFEDGSDFDPTRQNPVLAIVGRPNVGKSTLVNRILGRREAVVEDTPGVTRDRVQYEANWNGRHFTLVDTGGWERDARGLDLRVAEQAEIAVEMADAVLLVVDAIVGITASDEAIVRMLRKAKKPVILIGNKIDDLVQEADAAMLWGLGLGEPMPVSAVHGRGVADMLDRVMEVLPEFSAVAGLERTGGPRRIALLGRPNVGKSSLLNKLAGTERVVVDNVAGTTRDPVDELIELGDRTWRFVDTAGIRRRVHMAQGADFYASLRTQTALEKAEVAVVLIAVDEVLSEQDVRILQLAIESGRALVLAFNKWDLMDDERRKYLEREIETDLAHVEWAPRVNISAKTGWHKDKLVPALDLALENWDRRIPTGRLNAFLGELVSEHPHPVRGGKQPRILFGTQVSNRPPKFVLFTTGFLDPGYRRFITRRLRETFGFEGTPIEVNMRVREKRSKKK
- a CDS encoding DUF488 family protein, with product MGATTVFTIGHSTHPLEEFVDILGVSGIELLIDVRTVPGSRHNPQFGGDALAASMPRHGIEYRQMKDLGGLRHTPAALAAQSINGAWRNKSFRNYADYMQTTQFTAAVGELIDAAAKQVVVIMCAEAVPWRCHRSLIGDALLVREIAVMDIMGKSSVKPHALTRFARTKGTRLWYPPEEKRQETNDGGTLPL
- a CDS encoding DUF6880 family protein; this encodes MVELSGATLGKQVLPLFRSRANLHRWDAVRRYCGQAEDGIGLLEEAVGRDGAAVVLPVVQKALAAMGRVMLHADDSNGSIGGTFERLMTLHARLCREAPPAPGRLVSWTIQFQFGDGQDFVMPDPVDYAAALGPKGLEKYRAELDKVAAGIPPEMDEAQKQAARRLYLDDPAAWEQFSEHTHARFVLAYNAERLAVAHRDVPRIIETHAGDQSRSYKLHNTAKALAEIGETGLAMDWAKRGALLENGHQGEAAGEYWCALLHEHAPGEELAARLAVFERWPSFVQASRLHDAAVPTGAWPSMRAEVLATLAGRPDDYVQFLLLTLKDVPLAWAEAYRVGLDRGDLWEKLIDAHRVHDPAAVLFVLEKLIVGGLAVADARNYRTATARLRKHRAISTAAGRPEATATLLAAIREANRNRPRLLRELDRLKF
- a CDS encoding HAD-IA family hydrolase, encoding MKIHAAAPGRALRTFTVDALLFDLDGTLIDSTPATERAWRLWGERMGLEGFRYGSHGMPAQALVTRHIEPKRQAEAFELIKALELADTGGVVRKDGAVELLASLPAGSWTIVTSCTLDLALARMAAAGVARPEHLVTADQVLDGKPHPEPFLLGASRLGVDISRCLVVEDAPAGLTSGRAAGAVTLAVVGTQMASELDADHTVHSLADVSATRLPDGRIQVSLRPAG
- a CDS encoding sensor histidine kinase; the encoded protein is MAVGHRGCSSGHTVGRRQHSRPLAAGPLLYLFPAAIAVGILRYRLLGIETVLRRGLVYGLLTACIIAVYAAALAAAGVQLTREPLVAVVGAALVAVGLSPLRTWLQRGVDVLLYGRRSDPMSAVSQLGTLAAGAREGELLHVVLAGVQDAVKATYVRIVKPDGVTLAHVGGAPAVGGAGPAIDPDTDGGAGTADFTARLSLGSVVVGDLEVGGRTPGERYPSRDERLLRAMAPQLAAVVHALALTTQVQEQRDAVLGATGRERERLRRDLHDGLGPLLTGVGLGLQGLGDAVGDARPRELVDVLHREVTAAVAEVRRILDDLAPAALADGTLAGALPQRINAVAGHLPSQVKIGALPVLPPGLEEAVYNVASEAVANAARHAHATAVTVEVTAVARLLTLRVHDDGRGIPADAIPGIGLASMRARAATLGGTVDGASSPDGTTVTLSLPLSPPPSPALSSPLSLPLPEGDRAAVSPLEAVP
- a CDS encoding response regulator transcription factor; this translates as MNDPVRIVIADDHPMFLYGLGAALAGSTEVTVVGESRDGEALARVVAAERPAVVLTDLEMPGVDGTSAIANIRDTFPDIGVLVLTMHADDAAVLGAIRAGARGYLLKGAGRDEIVRAVLTVAAGDTVFGSDVGRRVTAHLLRGVGMADISLQGASGSGAAPQVFAELTARENQVMSHVAAGRSNYEIARRLYLSEKTVRNNVATILAKLSLRDRAAAVAAARDRGVWDATQ